From Hartmannibacter diazotrophicus, a single genomic window includes:
- a CDS encoding helix-turn-helix domain-containing protein: protein MKDRPWLLAVLIGVCGLQSLIVALNQYYGFGGLGRVQPVTATVIPPLAWVIFQVTAVRPFSRSLDVPHAAVPLFAAFCVVFAPMAVDVVVCGVFLIYGGLMLNGLRAGPDGLPRMRLEAGERPELVWRVIALALILSAVNDGLIALVLAQGMDWLKPLIVGGFSSLALLAIGILGLSQSLAQEPDDAARQREADEDPGVVEEHAALMSRLRHLLNEEPLYLDPNLTLARLARRLGVPAKHLSTAINRGSGQNVSRFINDFRIRHACALLARGDSVTSAMLESGFNTKSNFNREFLRVSGVAPSAWLAQQVDAEPAGEAAPAHPSESRAS from the coding sequence GTGAAGGACAGACCGTGGCTGTTGGCGGTGCTCATCGGCGTCTGCGGCCTGCAGAGCCTAATCGTGGCCCTCAACCAGTATTATGGGTTCGGTGGTCTTGGCAGGGTTCAGCCTGTCACGGCCACCGTCATTCCACCGCTTGCCTGGGTCATCTTTCAGGTGACGGCGGTGCGCCCGTTCTCCCGCTCGCTCGATGTGCCGCATGCGGCCGTTCCCTTGTTCGCAGCCTTCTGCGTTGTTTTTGCCCCGATGGCGGTCGACGTCGTCGTCTGCGGCGTCTTCCTGATCTACGGTGGGCTGATGCTGAATGGGCTGCGTGCCGGTCCGGACGGGTTGCCCCGCATGCGCCTTGAAGCCGGCGAGAGGCCTGAACTCGTCTGGCGCGTGATTGCGCTTGCCCTCATTCTGTCGGCCGTCAACGACGGACTGATCGCGCTCGTCCTGGCACAGGGAATGGACTGGCTGAAGCCGCTCATCGTTGGCGGCTTTTCATCTCTGGCCCTGCTCGCCATCGGCATCCTCGGCCTGTCGCAGAGCCTTGCGCAGGAGCCGGACGATGCCGCCCGGCAAAGAGAGGCCGACGAGGATCCGGGCGTTGTGGAAGAACACGCCGCCCTGATGTCCCGGTTGCGCCATCTGCTGAACGAGGAACCGCTCTATCTCGATCCGAACCTGACGCTGGCGCGTCTTGCAAGGCGTCTCGGCGTTCCGGCAAAGCACCTGTCGACGGCGATCAACCGGGGTAGCGGCCAGAATGTCTCGCGTTTCATCAACGATTTCCGGATTCGGCATGCCTGCGCGCTGCTGGCGCGCGGCGACAGCGTGACGAGCGCCATGCTCGAAAGCGGCTTCAACACCAAGTCGAACTTCAATCGCGAATTCCTGCGTGTCTCGGGCGTCGCGCCGAGTGCCTGGCTGGCGCAGCAGGTGGACGCCGAACCCGCCGGAGAGGCGGCACCGGCCCATCCGAGCGAAAGTCGAGCGAGTTGA
- a CDS encoding alpha/beta hydrolase family protein, giving the protein MRPCAYLAAFILAATSAISSASADPIAGYDRMDMLLPHRARPVDATVWYPVKTPTYRGLVGDDAVFRGTYANVGAAVADGTRPLVLLSHGSGGNMDSLGWLSSALARRGMMVLAVNHPGSTSGDSSPRRSLRFDERAADLSAALDKLLADPAFGPHVDRSHVTALGFSLGGATALHLGGARLDPQKYREYCDRFGAEAADCHFFARGSVDFTDVPKGFTADAKDPRVTTIVTIDPGMTYGMTEQSLSSMNLPVLLINLIAPPDWKGMSLGLAGDVGPKGSDLAHRLPRADYVRISPAIHYTFLGLCKPDAAQILREEEDDPICDDPAATDRAAIHARIVDEIAAFLSREH; this is encoded by the coding sequence ATGAGACCCTGCGCTTACCTCGCCGCTTTCATTCTTGCCGCCACCTCGGCAATATCCAGTGCATCCGCCGATCCGATCGCCGGTTACGACCGAATGGACATGCTCCTTCCCCACCGCGCCCGCCCCGTCGATGCCACGGTGTGGTATCCGGTCAAGACACCCACCTATCGAGGCCTGGTCGGCGACGACGCGGTGTTCAGGGGAACATATGCCAATGTCGGCGCGGCGGTTGCGGACGGCACACGTCCGCTCGTCCTGCTGTCGCATGGCTCCGGCGGCAATATGGACTCGCTCGGATGGCTTTCGTCGGCGCTCGCCCGGCGCGGCATGATGGTGCTTGCCGTCAATCACCCGGGCAGCACATCGGGAGATTCCTCACCCCGTCGCTCGCTGCGGTTCGACGAGCGCGCCGCCGATCTGTCGGCGGCGCTCGACAAGCTTCTTGCCGACCCTGCCTTCGGCCCACACGTCGACCGCTCGCACGTCACTGCACTCGGCTTTTCTCTCGGCGGCGCGACAGCGCTCCATCTCGGCGGCGCACGCCTCGATCCGCAGAAATACCGCGAATACTGCGACCGGTTCGGCGCTGAGGCCGCCGACTGCCACTTCTTCGCCAGGGGCAGCGTCGATTTCACCGACGTTCCGAAGGGATTTACCGCCGATGCCAAGGATCCGCGGGTCACAACCATTGTCACCATCGATCCCGGAATGACCTACGGCATGACCGAGCAGAGCCTTTCGTCGATGAACCTGCCGGTTCTGCTGATCAATCTCATTGCGCCGCCGGATTGGAAAGGCATGAGCCTCGGGCTCGCCGGTGACGTCGGACCGAAGGGAAGCGATCTCGCTCACCGTCTGCCCCGGGCGGACTACGTTAGGATCAGCCCGGCGATCCATTACACCTTCCTTGGCCTTTGCAAGCCCGATGCTGCGCAAATCCTGCGCGAGGAGGAGGATGATCCGATCTGCGACGATCCGGCGGCAACGGACCGGGCCGCCATCCACGCAAGGATCGTCGACGAGATCGCGGCATTTCTCTCACGAGAGCATTGA
- a CDS encoding LolA family protein, whose product MIAFSRRQLIRRAAAFGTLAIVGGGLVSPAFAVPNLGGLTAEQIDKVKAVNNYFNSIDTLEGKFIQTGPDGSMAEGYFVLDRPGKMRFRYAPPTKMDIISDGKTVAIDDKVARDQTLVFLSDTPLRFLLDKNIDLTKEAVVKSVSMEDDLLTVVLEDPGTFASGKLTLIFDGRTVELRQWTVTDAQGLDTTVAVYDLKSGVATKPEWFKINFSLYK is encoded by the coding sequence ATGATCGCATTCAGCCGCCGCCAGTTGATCCGCCGTGCCGCGGCCTTCGGGACGCTGGCGATCGTTGGGGGCGGGCTCGTCTCGCCCGCTTTTGCGGTGCCCAATCTCGGCGGGCTCACCGCCGAGCAGATCGACAAGGTGAAGGCGGTCAACAACTACTTCAACTCGATCGACACGCTGGAAGGCAAGTTCATCCAGACTGGTCCGGACGGCAGCATGGCGGAGGGCTATTTCGTCCTCGACCGGCCCGGCAAGATGCGCTTCCGCTACGCGCCGCCGACGAAGATGGACATCATCTCCGACGGCAAGACGGTGGCGATCGACGACAAGGTGGCGCGGGACCAGACGCTGGTCTTCCTCTCCGACACGCCGCTGCGCTTCCTCCTGGACAAGAATATCGATCTCACCAAGGAGGCGGTGGTGAAGTCCGTCAGCATGGAGGACGATCTCCTGACGGTCGTCCTTGAGGACCCGGGCACCTTCGCCTCCGGCAAGCTGACGTTGATCTTCGACGGACGCACGGTGGAGCTGCGCCAGTGGACCGTCACCGACGCGCAGGGGCTCGACACGACGGTTGCGGTCTACGACCTGAAGTCGGGCGTTGCGACCAAGCCCGAATGGTTCAAGATCAATTTCTCGCTCTACAAGTGA
- a CDS encoding DNA translocase FtsK, with product MRLSRTLNSAKMSSDHRLRQVLRRNFAGAGGLVLIALSAALAAALATWSVDDPSWSHATAADLPVRNALGHGGAIIADFVMQFVGLTSAVFLIPVVTWGWSLLSGRRVSIARGRILAWAAGVCIAAACIGVLPVPQAWPLPMGLGGYLGDLVLEIPAVFSGGLISGTYRVIVGVVTAVLGLGLMAYASGFPAGADEEEDLAFDGPLEDDEPDEEPQRGGFLAGVTGLVSHSILSLRFSLGRRFGRREPNFAYPGEEIFDPTDFEPDPYVPEPPHRQARRRQIHVPPDYDARREPVMAEMARGRAVQVEAPERPIPVEGERRLGRLVRNLAASDEAMDGYGEAYHPAPVQRQGRMAPVPPPVEVAVPRAHWQDAAYEQDMMPEERAMGSVHMEPAARVMPRPDPTVVPPPRPLRGPAALRRPAPAPEPEHDYDGSDQPEQDFGHDAGGWEDADPVPVTPQKRGGWLRPRSADARVEPPMVSRPVARPQARPPAAPPPAFARDGRGQPHADTSGAEQGPPMAPRVTPAAPPPKPGRRLVNDAQPRLPGHEEGYVFPPLQLLAEPRADGQVKISSDALEQNARILEGVLDDFGVKGEIIHVRPGPVVTLYELEPAPGIKSSRVIGLADDIARSMSAIAARVAVIPGKNAIGIELPNQHREMVYLREILGSEEFERTKARLALALGKTIGGESVIVDLARTPHMLVAGTTGSGKSVAINTMIMSLLYRLTPEQCRLIMIDPKMLELSVYDGIPHLLTPVVTDPKKAVVALKWTVREMEDRYKKMAKIGVRNIDGFNARVSQAMEKGEQISRTVQTGFDRETGEPIFETEEFDLQPMPFIVVIIDEMADLMMVAGKEIEGAVQRLAQMARAAGIHVVMATQRPSVDVITGTIKANFPTRVSFQVTSKIDSRTILGEQGAEQLLGQGDMLYMAGGGRIQRVHGPFVSDVEVEEIVAHLKTQGVPDYLDAITEEDEEASPYDGGGAPGGDSGSGEGADLYDQAIAVVLRDKKVSTSYIQRRLGIGYNRAASIIERMEQEGIVSPANHAGKREILMEDRHGGGNDYDDDPF from the coding sequence ATGCGTCTATCGAGAACGCTCAATTCCGCCAAGATGTCCTCGGACCACCGTCTGCGGCAGGTCTTGCGCCGCAATTTCGCCGGCGCGGGCGGCCTCGTTCTCATCGCCTTGTCGGCGGCGCTCGCGGCGGCGCTCGCGACATGGTCGGTCGACGATCCGAGCTGGAGCCATGCGACCGCGGCCGATCTGCCGGTGCGCAATGCGCTGGGGCATGGCGGTGCCATCATCGCAGATTTCGTCATGCAGTTCGTCGGGCTCACCTCGGCGGTCTTTCTCATTCCGGTGGTGACGTGGGGATGGTCGCTGCTGTCCGGACGGCGTGTTTCGATCGCCCGTGGCCGCATCCTCGCCTGGGCTGCCGGCGTCTGCATCGCGGCTGCCTGCATTGGCGTTCTGCCGGTGCCGCAGGCGTGGCCGCTTCCGATGGGCCTTGGCGGTTATCTCGGCGATCTCGTGCTGGAAATCCCGGCGGTCTTCTCCGGCGGCCTGATTTCGGGAACCTACCGGGTCATCGTCGGCGTGGTGACCGCTGTCCTGGGGCTTGGCCTGATGGCCTATGCCTCCGGCTTTCCGGCGGGCGCCGACGAGGAAGAAGACCTTGCCTTCGATGGCCCGCTCGAGGATGACGAGCCGGACGAGGAGCCGCAGCGCGGCGGTTTCCTGGCGGGCGTCACCGGTCTCGTCTCGCACTCCATCCTGTCGCTGCGCTTCTCGCTCGGCCGCAGGTTCGGGCGGCGGGAGCCCAACTTCGCCTATCCCGGCGAAGAGATCTTCGATCCGACGGACTTCGAGCCGGATCCCTATGTTCCCGAACCGCCGCACCGTCAGGCGCGGCGCCGGCAGATTCACGTCCCGCCGGACTATGACGCCCGCCGCGAACCGGTGATGGCCGAGATGGCGCGTGGCCGGGCGGTGCAGGTGGAAGCGCCGGAACGTCCGATCCCGGTCGAAGGCGAGCGTCGGCTCGGACGTCTGGTGCGCAATCTGGCCGCCTCCGACGAGGCGATGGACGGCTACGGCGAGGCCTATCATCCGGCGCCGGTGCAGCGGCAGGGCCGCATGGCGCCGGTTCCGCCGCCCGTCGAGGTGGCCGTTCCGCGTGCGCACTGGCAGGATGCCGCCTACGAGCAGGACATGATGCCCGAGGAACGGGCTATGGGTTCGGTGCATATGGAGCCGGCCGCGCGGGTCATGCCGCGTCCCGATCCGACGGTCGTTCCGCCGCCGCGTCCCTTGCGCGGCCCGGCCGCCCTGCGCAGGCCCGCACCGGCTCCGGAACCGGAGCACGACTACGATGGCTCCGACCAGCCGGAGCAGGATTTCGGTCACGATGCCGGCGGCTGGGAAGATGCCGATCCGGTGCCGGTGACGCCGCAGAAGCGCGGCGGATGGCTGCGCCCGCGGTCCGCCGATGCGCGCGTCGAGCCGCCCATGGTCTCCCGTCCGGTTGCGCGGCCCCAAGCGCGTCCGCCGGCCGCGCCTCCGCCCGCCTTTGCCCGTGACGGGCGCGGACAGCCGCACGCCGACACCAGCGGCGCCGAACAGGGGCCGCCGATGGCCCCGCGCGTGACGCCGGCCGCCCCGCCGCCGAAGCCCGGCCGCCGCCTCGTCAACGATGCCCAGCCGCGCCTGCCGGGTCACGAGGAGGGCTATGTCTTCCCGCCGCTGCAGCTTCTCGCCGAGCCGCGCGCCGATGGTCAGGTCAAGATTTCCTCCGATGCGCTGGAACAGAATGCCCGCATTCTGGAAGGCGTTCTCGACGACTTCGGCGTCAAGGGCGAGATCATCCATGTGCGTCCCGGCCCCGTCGTGACGCTCTACGAACTGGAACCGGCGCCGGGCATCAAGTCGAGCCGAGTCATCGGCCTTGCCGACGACATCGCCCGTTCGATGAGCGCCATCGCGGCGCGCGTGGCGGTCATCCCCGGCAAGAACGCCATCGGCATCGAACTGCCGAACCAGCACCGGGAGATGGTCTACCTGCGCGAAATCCTCGGCAGCGAGGAATTCGAGCGCACCAAGGCGCGCCTCGCGCTGGCGCTCGGCAAGACCATCGGCGGCGAGAGCGTCATCGTCGACCTTGCCCGCACGCCGCACATGCTGGTCGCCGGCACCACCGGCTCGGGCAAGTCGGTCGCCATCAACACGATGATTATGTCGCTGCTCTACCGGCTGACGCCGGAGCAGTGCCGCCTGATCATGATCGACCCCAAGATGCTGGAGCTTTCCGTTTATGACGGCATTCCGCACCTCCTGACGCCGGTCGTCACCGACCCGAAGAAGGCGGTGGTGGCGCTCAAGTGGACGGTCCGCGAGATGGAGGACCGCTACAAGAAGATGGCCAAGATCGGCGTGCGCAACATCGACGGCTTCAACGCCCGTGTTTCGCAGGCGATGGAAAAGGGCGAGCAGATCAGCCGGACCGTGCAGACGGGTTTCGATCGCGAAACCGGCGAGCCGATCTTCGAGACCGAGGAATTCGACCTGCAGCCGATGCCGTTCATTGTCGTCATCATCGACGAGATGGCCGACCTGATGATGGTCGCGGGCAAGGAAATCGAGGGCGCGGTGCAGCGGCTTGCCCAGATGGCGCGCGCGGCCGGCATCCACGTCGTCATGGCGACGCAGCGTCCGTCCGTGGACGTCATCACCGGCACTATCAAGGCCAACTTCCCGACCCGCGTCTCCTTCCAGGTGACGTCGAAGATCGACAGCCGCACCATCCTCGGCGAGCAGGGCGCCGAGCAGCTCCTCGGCCAGGGCGACATGCTCTACATGGCGGGCGGCGGGCGCATCCAGCGCGTTCACGGCCCCTTCGTCTCCGACGTGGAGGTCGAGGAGATCGTCGCGCACCTGAAGACGCAAGGGGTGCCGGACTATCTCGACGCCATCACCGAGGAAGACGAAGAGGCGAGCCCCTATGACGGTGGCGGCGCGCCCGGCGGCGACAGCGGTTCGGGCGAAGGCGCCGACCTCTACGATCAGGCGATCGCGGTCGTCCTGCGCGACAAGAAGGTCTCCACCAGCTACATCCAGCGCCGGCTCGGCATCGGCTACAACCGTGCTGCCTCGATCATCGAGCGCATGGAGCAGGAAGGCATCGTTTCGCCCGCCAACCACGCCGGCAAGCGCGAGATCCTGATGGAGGATCGCCACGGCGGCGGCAACGACTACGACGACGATCCGTTCTGA
- a CDS encoding aminotransferase class I/II-fold pyridoxal phosphate-dependent enzyme, which produces MTAALNALRTSPFQRAAALIENVRPGADVLDLTIGEPRHKVPDFVAATLAGSIADFGRYPPIRGSLAFRQAVAGWLQRRYGLGTSVDEDKGVLPLNGSRDGLFSASIEAIGQARARGVERPAVLIPNPFYAVYASGAEIAGAEPVLLPAGPETGYLPDIGAVPTATLERTVAFYFASPANPQGAVASLDQWTRLIETARKHDFLLFADECYSEIWRGAPPAGVLEAADRLGGGHGKVIAFNSLSKRSNLPGLRCGFAAGDPEFLSRWAVSRNIYAPQVPLPVQAVAVAALSDEAHVAENRRLYDAKFDAAQAILGDCDLGASVLRPAGGFFLWLDVSMQGGGEIVTRRLFEDAGVKVLPGGYLAMTDPDHGNPGDNYIRVAMVDDQARTELALRRIADVLKSRALQGATV; this is translated from the coding sequence ATGACTGCCGCCCTGAATGCCTTGCGAACATCGCCCTTCCAGCGCGCGGCAGCGCTGATCGAGAACGTGCGTCCGGGCGCCGACGTGCTCGATCTCACCATCGGCGAGCCGAGACACAAGGTGCCGGACTTCGTTGCGGCAACGCTTGCCGGCTCTATCGCGGACTTCGGACGCTATCCGCCGATCCGTGGCAGTCTTGCCTTTCGTCAGGCGGTCGCGGGCTGGCTCCAGCGCCGCTATGGCCTCGGCACATCCGTCGACGAGGATAAGGGTGTCCTGCCGCTCAACGGATCGCGGGACGGGCTCTTTTCGGCCTCCATCGAGGCGATCGGGCAGGCGAGGGCGCGCGGCGTCGAGCGACCGGCCGTGCTGATCCCCAATCCCTTCTATGCCGTCTATGCCTCGGGCGCGGAGATCGCCGGCGCGGAGCCCGTTCTCCTGCCGGCGGGGCCGGAGACCGGCTATCTGCCGGATATCGGCGCGGTGCCGACCGCAACGCTGGAGCGGACGGTCGCCTTCTATTTCGCATCGCCCGCCAATCCGCAGGGCGCGGTCGCCAGCCTCGATCAGTGGACGAGGCTGATCGAGACGGCGCGGAAGCACGACTTCCTGCTCTTTGCCGATGAATGCTACTCGGAGATCTGGCGCGGGGCACCGCCGGCCGGTGTCCTTGAGGCGGCGGACCGCCTTGGCGGGGGACATGGCAAGGTCATCGCCTTCAATTCGCTTTCCAAGCGGTCGAACCTGCCGGGCCTGCGCTGCGGTTTTGCCGCCGGCGATCCGGAGTTCCTCTCGCGCTGGGCCGTCTCGCGCAATATCTATGCGCCGCAGGTGCCGCTGCCGGTGCAGGCCGTGGCCGTGGCCGCGCTTTCGGACGAGGCGCATGTTGCGGAAAACAGGCGTCTCTACGATGCGAAATTCGATGCGGCGCAAGCGATCCTTGGCGATTGCGATCTCGGAGCATCGGTCCTGCGCCCGGCCGGCGGCTTCTTCCTCTGGCTCGATGTCTCGATGCAGGGCGGGGGTGAAATCGTGACGCGGCGCCTTTTCGAGGATGCCGGTGTTAAGGTGCTGCCGGGTGGCTATCTGGCCATGACCGATCCGGATCACGGCAATCCGGGTGACAATTATATCCGCGTGGCCATGGTCGACGACCAGGCCCGAACGGAACTGGCGCTGCGACGGATCGCCGATGTCCTGAAGAGCCGCGCCTTGCAGGGAGCAACTGTTTGA
- a CDS encoding P-II family nitrogen regulator, with amino-acid sequence MKIIMAIIKPFKLDEVRDALTAIGVHGLTVTEVKGYGRQKGHTEIYRGAEYAVSFLPKLKVEVAVPTDQTEKVVEAITSAAKTGQIGDGKIFVYGIDQAVRIRTGETDTDAL; translated from the coding sequence ATGAAGATCATCATGGCCATCATCAAGCCGTTCAAGCTGGACGAGGTGCGTGACGCCCTCACAGCGATCGGCGTCCATGGCCTTACCGTGACCGAGGTGAAGGGTTACGGCCGCCAGAAGGGCCACACGGAAATCTATCGCGGCGCCGAATATGCCGTGAGCTTCCTTCCGAAGCTCAAGGTCGAGGTCGCCGTCCCGACGGATCAGACCGAAAAGGTCGTCGAGGCGATCACCAGCGCTGCCAAGACCGGTCAGATCGGCGACGGCAAGATTTTCGTCTACGGCATCGACCAGGCCGTGCGCATCCGCACGGGCGAGACCGATACCGACGCGCTCTGA
- a CDS encoding ammonium transporter: MKFLKIVPAAAAMAALAALPAFGQDAPAEAPAVAAATVDKGDVTWMMLCTILVLMMTVPGLALFYGGLVRAKNMLSVLMQVMVVASLVMLLWVIYGYSFAFGGGTSPYWGGLGKLFLAGVTPDSTSATFTEGVEIPEYVFICFQMTFAAITPALIVGAFAERIKFSAVLLFCALWVTFVYFPVAHMVWDASGFLFNLGAIDFAGGTVVHINAGIAGLVGCIMVGKRTGYPKEMMAPHSMTLTMVGASLLWVGWFGFNAGSNLEANGTTTLVMMNTFIATAAACVAWCLIETITRGKASMLGAASGVVAGLVAITPACGTSGPIGSIVLGAIAALGCYFFVSVVKPKMGYDDSLDVFGVHGIGGIIGAIGTGVFMAPGLGGTGGDDFSISSQVIIQIEAVVTTIIWSGILSIVLFKVVDIIVGLRPSLEAERGGLDLSSHGESAYHNS, translated from the coding sequence ATGAAGTTCCTAAAAATCGTACCAGCGGCCGCCGCGATGGCCGCTCTGGCGGCTTTGCCCGCATTCGGGCAGGATGCTCCCGCCGAAGCGCCCGCGGTTGCGGCCGCGACAGTCGACAAGGGTGACGTGACCTGGATGATGCTCTGCACCATCCTGGTTCTCATGATGACCGTTCCCGGCCTTGCCCTGTTCTACGGCGGCCTCGTGCGTGCCAAGAACATGCTGTCGGTCCTGATGCAGGTCATGGTCGTCGCGTCGCTCGTCATGCTCCTCTGGGTCATCTACGGCTACAGCTTCGCCTTCGGTGGCGGCACCAGCCCCTACTGGGGTGGTCTCGGCAAGCTCTTCCTTGCCGGCGTGACCCCGGACTCCACCTCGGCAACCTTCACCGAAGGCGTCGAAATCCCCGAGTATGTGTTCATCTGCTTCCAGATGACCTTCGCGGCCATCACGCCCGCCCTGATCGTCGGCGCCTTCGCCGAGCGCATCAAGTTCTCGGCCGTGCTGCTGTTCTGCGCGCTCTGGGTCACCTTCGTCTATTTCCCGGTCGCCCACATGGTCTGGGATGCGTCCGGCTTCCTCTTCAACCTCGGTGCGATTGACTTTGCCGGCGGCACGGTGGTCCACATCAACGCCGGTATCGCGGGTCTCGTCGGCTGCATCATGGTCGGCAAGCGCACGGGCTACCCGAAGGAAATGATGGCGCCGCACTCCATGACCCTCACCATGGTCGGTGCCTCGCTTCTCTGGGTCGGCTGGTTCGGCTTCAATGCCGGCTCCAACCTCGAGGCCAATGGCACGACAACGCTCGTGATGATGAACACCTTCATCGCGACCGCGGCCGCCTGCGTTGCCTGGTGCCTCATCGAAACCATCACCCGCGGCAAGGCCTCGATGCTGGGTGCTGCCTCGGGCGTCGTTGCCGGCCTCGTCGCCATCACCCCGGCCTGCGGCACCTCCGGTCCGATCGGCTCGATCGTGCTCGGTGCCATCGCGGCGCTCGGCTGCTACTTCTTCGTCTCCGTCGTGAAGCCGAAGATGGGTTATGACGACAGCCTCGACGTCTTCGGCGTCCATGGCATCGGCGGCATCATCGGCGCCATCGGCACCGGCGTCTTCATGGCGCCCGGCCTCGGCGGCACCGGCGGTGACGACTTCTCCATCTCCTCGCAGGTCATCATCCAGATCGAGGCGGTCGTCACGACGATCATCTGGAGCGGCATCCTCTCCATCGTGCTCTTCAAGGTCGTCGACATCATCGTCGGGCTGCGTCCGAGCCTGGAAGCGGAACGCGGCGGTCTCGACCTGTCGAGCCACGGCGAGTCGGCCTACCACAACAGCTAA
- a CDS encoding P-II family nitrogen regulator, with protein sequence MKIVMAIIKPFKLDEVRDALTAIGVHGLTVTEVKGYGRQKGHTEIYRGAEYAVSFLPKLKIEVAVATDLAEKVVDGITAAAKTGQIGDGKIFVFSLDQAVRIRTGETDMEAL encoded by the coding sequence ATGAAAATAGTCATGGCGATCATCAAGCCATTCAAGCTGGACGAGGTGCGTGATGCCCTGACGGCGATCGGCGTTCACGGTCTCACCGTGACCGAGGTCAAGGGGTACGGGCGCCAGAAGGGCCACACGGAAATCTATCGCGGCGCCGAATATGCCGTGAGCTTCCTCCCGAAGCTGAAGATCGAGGTCGCCGTTGCGACCGACCTTGCCGAAAAGGTCGTCGACGGCATCACCGCCGCCGCCAAGACCGGCCAGATCGGCGACGGCAAGATTTTCGTCTTCAGCCTCGATCAGGCCGTGCGCATCCGCACCGGCGAGACCGACATGGAAGCCCTCTGA
- a CDS encoding ammonium transporter, translated as MKHPKSLLGLTAALVLASMPAFGQDAAPAAEAPAFAPVADTAYIFNTLLFLMGGFLVMWMAAGFAMLEAGLVRTKNVSMQCLKNIALYAVAGIMFWITGYKLMYVGVDGGYMGSFGPYSFDPVGGNALDTGYSTASDWFFQMVFCATTASIVSGTLAERIKLWPFLIFTVILTGILYPITGSWQWGAGWLSEMGFSDFAGSTLVHSVGGWAALSGALILGARKGKYGPNGQINAIPGSSMPLATLGTFILWLGWFGFNGASQLAMGTIGDVSDVSRIFANTNLAACGGVVAAMILTQILYKKVDVTMALNGALAGLVSITAEPLMPSPLLSIVIGAIGGIIVVITVPMFDKMKIDDVVGALPVHLLCGIWGTIAVPISNDGTSFATQATGIAAIGIFTLVASGIVWMVLKVTVGIRVSEEEEAMGLDQAEIGVEAYPEFGVGSARL; from the coding sequence ATGAAGCACCCCAAGTCTCTCCTTGGCCTGACAGCGGCCCTGGTGCTGGCGTCGATGCCGGCCTTCGGCCAGGATGCTGCGCCAGCGGCAGAAGCACCGGCTTTCGCGCCCGTCGCCGACACTGCCTATATTTTCAACACTCTCCTGTTCCTGATGGGCGGCTTCCTCGTGATGTGGATGGCCGCCGGCTTCGCCATGCTGGAGGCCGGCCTCGTCCGCACCAAGAACGTGTCGATGCAGTGCCTGAAGAACATCGCCCTCTATGCGGTCGCCGGCATCATGTTCTGGATCACCGGCTACAAGCTGATGTATGTCGGCGTCGACGGCGGCTACATGGGCAGCTTCGGGCCCTATTCCTTCGATCCGGTCGGCGGCAATGCGCTCGACACCGGCTATTCGACGGCGTCCGACTGGTTCTTCCAGATGGTCTTCTGCGCGACGACCGCCTCGATCGTGTCGGGCACGCTCGCCGAGCGCATCAAGCTCTGGCCGTTCCTGATCTTCACGGTCATCCTGACCGGTATCCTCTACCCGATCACCGGTTCCTGGCAGTGGGGTGCCGGCTGGCTGAGCGAAATGGGCTTCTCCGACTTCGCCGGTTCCACGCTCGTTCACTCGGTCGGCGGCTGGGCGGCCCTGTCGGGCGCCCTCATCCTCGGCGCGCGCAAGGGCAAGTATGGCCCGAACGGCCAGATCAATGCGATCCCCGGCTCCTCCATGCCGCTGGCAACGCTCGGCACCTTCATTCTCTGGCTCGGCTGGTTCGGCTTCAACGGCGCATCGCAGCTGGCCATGGGAACCATCGGTGACGTTTCCGACGTCTCGCGCATTTTCGCCAACACCAACCTCGCTGCCTGCGGCGGCGTCGTCGCGGCCATGATCCTGACCCAGATCCTCTACAAGAAGGTCGACGTCACCATGGCGCTCAACGGCGCTCTCGCCGGTCTCGTTTCCATCACCGCCGAGCCGCTGATGCCCTCGCCGCTGCTGTCGATTGTCATCGGCGCCATCGGCGGCATCATCGTCGTCATCACCGTGCCGATGTTCGACAAGATGAAGATCGACGACGTCGTCGGCGCGCTTCCGGTCCACCTGCTCTGCGGCATCTGGGGCACCATCGCCGTGCCGATCTCCAACGACGGCACGTCCTTTGCCACGCAGGCCACCGGCATCGCCGCCATCGGCATCTTCACCCTGGTTGCCAGCGGCATCGTCTGGATGGTCCTGAAGGTCACTGTCGGCATTCGCGTCAGCGAGGAAGAAGAGGCCATGGGTCTCGATCAGGCCGAGATTGGCGTCGAGGCCTATCCGGAGTTCGGTGTCGGCTCGGCCCGTCTCTGA